The Arthrobacter oryzae DNA window GGATGCCCATTTCCGGGGTGTTCACCAGGGATGCGTCAGTGCAGCGCGGCCACGTAGGGCAGCCGAGCCCGGACGCGGTGAGGCGGACGGCCCCTCCGGTCACGACGAGCACCGTCTGGCCGATGAGGGAAAGGACCGCCAGCCTGCGGACGGTGCTGTCGACCGTGACTGGCAGCTTGGACGTCATTCGTCCGAGAATCTGGGGGAGGCGCGATTCCGTACTCACGGTTTTCTCAATTCCACTTGAACCAACGGATGGCAGCTGCGCCGGCGAGGACCGTCCAGAGCAGCAGGACTAGGGTGGCGCCTCCATTAAGGGTGCCGGCGAGGAAAGCATCCCGCAGCGCCTCGCCCAACGCGCCGGACGGCAGGAAGTGGACCACTTCCCCGGCGGGCGCGGGCAGCCGCTCAGCGGGAATGACGATTCCGCCCAGGGCCCCGAGCAGGATCCATAAAAGGTTGGTGATGGCCAGGGTAGCCTCCGGCCGGACCGTTCCGGCGACCAGGAGGCCAAGGGCGGTGAAAGCTGCCGCCCCCAGGACCAGCAGCGCCAGCGCCGGTACCCAACCCGTCGTCGTCGGCTGCCAGCCGAGTGCCAAGGCCACGGCCCCGACCACCAGCACCTGCAGGGCCAGCACGGCCAGCACGGCCAGGATTTTTCCTGCGATCAGGCCGGCTCGCCCCAGGGGGGTGGTGGACAGGAAGCGCAGCACCCCGTAACGGCGGTCGAACCCGGTGGAAATGCCCTGGCCGGTGAAGGCCGTGGACATCGCACACAAGGCGAGGATTCCCGGTACCGCAACGTCAACCCGGGTTCCGCCCAGGCCGTCCAGCAGCGGGGTGACGGTCAGCCCCACCAAGGCCAGCAGGGGCAAGACGATCGCCAGGATGAGCTGCTCGCCGTTGCGCAGCATGGTGATTGCTTCGTACTTGCCTTGGAGCAGAATGCGGCGGTGAAGCGGGGCAGGAGCGCTGCCCAGGACGCGGGTCATCGCATCTCCCTTCCCGAGATGTCCAAAAATACGTCTTCCAGGCTCCGGGCTTCCAGGCTCATGGAGCCGGGCATGATGCCATGGCCGGCCCACCAGGCCGTCAGTGCGGCCAGGTCCTCCGGCGTTAGTACTCCGGTGGCGGCGTAACTCCCGGCGCGGGTTTCCCGGATGTCGACGGCGGCAGGCAGGACGCCCGTGAAGTCCAGCCCGGGACGCGCCTCGAAGAGAAGGGTCCGGACGTGTTCCCGGGCGGCGTCCGTGCTCAGGTTCCGCATCAGCAGTTGGGCCACTGTGCCTTCGGCGACATTCCGGCCGGCGTCAATGATGTAGACGTAGTCAGCCAGCCGCTGGGCATCGTCCATCAGGTGGGTGGTGAGGATGATTCCCATGCCGGCGTCGCGTAACTCGGAAATCAATTCGAACACCAGCTGGCGCGACTGCGGATCCAGCCCCGCGCTTGGTTCGTCCAGGAAGAGGACCTCGGGGTTTCCAGCCAGGGCCGCTGCGAGGGCGAGCCGCTGGCGCTGGCCACCGGAAAGGCGCCGCACCGTCGTGCGGCTGAAGCTGTCAATGCCCAGGCGTCCCACCAGGTCATCCACGGACCATGGATCCTGGTACATTCCGGCGATATG harbors:
- a CDS encoding ABC transporter permease, producing the protein MTRVLGSAPAPLHRRILLQGKYEAITMLRNGEQLILAIVLPLLALVGLTVTPLLDGLGGTRVDVAVPGILALCAMSTAFTGQGISTGFDRRYGVLRFLSTTPLGRAGLIAGKILAVLAVLALQVLVVGAVALALGWQPTTTGWVPALALLVLGAAAFTALGLLVAGTVRPEATLAITNLLWILLGALGGIVIPAERLPAPAGEVVHFLPSGALGEALRDAFLAGTLNGGATLVLLLWTVLAGAAAIRWFKWN
- a CDS encoding ABC transporter ATP-binding protein — protein: MRSPDSPVLSITGLIKDVGPLASLDGKMLRVVSGVSLTAERGQVTALLGANGAGKTTTIECAQGLQRRSGGTVSLLGQDPDTAGASLRSRVGVMLQDGGLPPSARPIPLLKHIAGMYQDPWSVDDLVGRLGIDSFSRTTVRRLSGGQRQRLALAAALAGNPEVLFLDEPSAGLDPQSRQLVFELISELRDAGMGIILTTHLMDDAQRLADYVYIIDAGRNVAEGTVAQLLMRNLSTDAAREHVRTLLFEARPGLDFTGVLPAAVDIRETRAGSYAATGVLTPEDLAALTAWWAGHGIMPGSMSLEARSLEDVFLDISGREMR